A portion of the Nitrospira sp. genome contains these proteins:
- a CDS encoding thiamine pyrophosphate-binding protein codes for MIDSDAFVRAMQDMGVDFFTGVPDSLLGGIIAELIDRHLYTPAVREDEAVAMAAGAYMAGKIPVVLMQNSGLGTSLNTLISLNMIYRQPCILIVSWRGQGGKDAPEHLVMGETMPQLLDTMKIPHRTLTEKTAVEDFKWVAEIFMKQRIPVALFIGKGVVKGLHP; via the coding sequence ATGATCGACAGCGATGCGTTTGTACGGGCGATGCAGGATATGGGCGTGGATTTCTTTACAGGAGTGCCCGATTCATTGCTGGGCGGCATCATCGCCGAACTGATCGATCGGCACCTGTATACGCCGGCGGTGCGTGAGGATGAAGCCGTCGCGATGGCCGCCGGAGCATACATGGCCGGCAAGATCCCCGTGGTGCTGATGCAGAATTCAGGGCTCGGCACGTCGCTCAATACGCTCATTTCGCTCAATATGATTTACCGGCAGCCCTGTATCCTCATCGTGTCGTGGCGCGGACAAGGAGGAAAGGATGCGCCGGAACATCTCGTCATGGGAGAGACAATGCCACAACTTCTCGATACGATGAAGATTCCTCACCGAACGCTGACGGAGAAGACCGCCGTCGAGGACTTCAAATGGGTGGCGGAGATATTTATGAAGCAGCGGATTCCCGTCGCCCTCTTCATTGGTAAGGGGGTTGTCAAGGGACTGCACCCGTGA
- a CDS encoding PilZ domain-containing protein, whose protein sequence is MRCNKLRSNRVLRPQTTPCNRREHARIPVEFSIMYSAQPEGGNVLVGDGTVTSLSRQGLGIRGNRSVRIGMELALFLYLPDGQDPLFVTAARVAWTAGHRFGVIITGMNVREQNRLRYFVAGQHRQERDH, encoded by the coding sequence ATGCGATGCAACAAACTCCGTTCGAACAGGGTCCTTCGACCGCAGACCACTCCGTGTAACCGACGTGAACACGCTAGGATTCCGGTCGAGTTCAGCATCATGTACTCGGCACAACCGGAGGGAGGGAACGTCCTGGTCGGCGACGGCACGGTCACATCTTTGTCCCGGCAAGGCCTGGGAATCAGAGGAAACCGGTCGGTCAGAATCGGAATGGAATTGGCGCTGTTCCTGTATCTCCCCGACGGACAGGATCCGTTGTTCGTGACCGCAGCCAGGGTCGCCTGGACCGCCGGCCACCGATTCGGCGTCATCATCACAGGGATGAACGTTCGCGAGCAGAATCGGCTCCGCTACTTCGTAGCCGGCCAGCATCGCCAAGAGCGCGACCACTAG
- a CDS encoding thiamine pyrophosphate-dependent enzyme produces the protein MRPEQGTLISRAQAIGALLELLTDQPVIICNGFPSREAHKIADRATHFYMIGSMGNAPAIALGVALAKPNKQVVTFDGDGNVLMGMGTLATVGALKPKNFIHVVFDNEVYGTTGNQPTISNVVPLDRVAKAAGYVNVERVRDREDLVYEFKDMLKKDGPSMLLVKVNEFAEDAGRVLLEPPDLTKRFMKAIE, from the coding sequence ATGAGACCGGAGCAAGGAACGTTGATCAGCCGGGCTCAGGCCATCGGCGCCCTCCTGGAATTGTTGACGGATCAGCCCGTCATCATTTGTAATGGATTTCCGTCGCGCGAAGCGCACAAGATTGCGGATAGGGCAACGCATTTTTACATGATCGGCTCCATGGGCAATGCGCCGGCGATCGCGCTGGGTGTGGCGCTGGCCAAGCCGAACAAGCAGGTCGTCACCTTCGACGGAGACGGCAATGTGCTCATGGGAATGGGTACTCTGGCCACAGTCGGCGCCCTGAAGCCGAAGAACTTCATCCATGTCGTCTTCGATAATGAGGTCTACGGGACGACCGGAAATCAACCGACGATCTCGAATGTGGTGCCGCTGGACAGAGTGGCCAAGGCCGCGGGCTATGTGAACGTTGAGCGTGTGCGTGATCGCGAGGACCTTGTCTACGAGTTCAAGGATATGCTCAAAAAGGACGGGCCCAGCATGTTGCTGGTCAAGGTCAACGAGTTTGCCGAGGATGCCGGCCGTGTCTTGCTCGAGCCGCCGGACTTAACCAAGCGATTCATGAAAGCCATAGAGTAA
- a CDS encoding PilZ domain-containing protein — protein MKSRIFDLGIDLRGAYAPLDRRYAERAAFQARVLYASEDGARLLKAEGALTDLSKSGCKIQGTVSPLEGSHVTLFLYLGDGQPPLCLTEATISWVRGSAFAAKFPDLTPEERKRIQELIWKHVTLSLSNPRRAGFRIV, from the coding sequence ATGAAATCGCGAATCTTTGATCTGGGGATCGACTTGAGGGGCGCATACGCCCCATTGGACCGCCGTTATGCAGAACGCGCCGCCTTTCAGGCCCGAGTGCTGTACGCGAGCGAGGACGGGGCCAGGCTCCTCAAGGCTGAGGGGGCATTGACTGACCTCTCAAAATCAGGCTGCAAAATCCAAGGCACGGTCTCGCCACTGGAAGGCAGCCATGTCACGCTGTTTCTGTATCTCGGGGACGGCCAACCGCCTCTGTGCCTGACCGAGGCGACAATCTCTTGGGTCAGGGGATCGGCCTTTGCGGCCAAATTCCCCGACCTGACACCGGAAGAGCGGAAACGGATTCAGGAACTCATCTGGAAGCACGTCACCCTTTCTTTGTCAAACCCGCGGCGAGCAGGGTTTCGCATCGTCTGA
- a CDS encoding isocitrate lyase/phosphoenolpyruvate mutase family protein, with protein sequence MTNAAKLRAALKKPGALKVVGAHDALSARLIERAGFDGVWASGFAISASLKCIPDASFITSSEQLEVERNIAEAVGIPVIADCDTGYGNALNVMRTVTDRERAGVAAICIEDNVYPKRCSFYAGVRRELIPLDEHCGKIKAAKAAQLSPDFMVIARTEALIAGWGQEEALKRAEAYAEAGADAVLIHSKSRKFDELRAVYKAWSGRVPLVVVPTIFDQTTAAEMEEAGAKIIIYANQPVRAAIRAMRDALDLIKRDTRPGAANDRIVTLPEVYDIVGVPQMEEDERQFLPVGGEQITAIIPAAGFEKQLLPLIEDMPKCLLDIKGKTILERQISALNECNIKQIALIRGYKKEAITLPNIRYYDNDRYEETGDLFSIFCAESEMKGRTIILYGDIVFDNTILEKLLKSPADMALVVDLAWPEERQRDRQPVHLNPDLVRLAESPGRSYLSRFVMPEGEHRVAKIGRHLPHDEAHGEFIGMAMFSERGIAAFKSGYRAALDRYRSDGFHEAGAVAKASFTDLIQELIDHGQRVEAVPIFKGWVEVDSFEEYQKAWAKLRQ encoded by the coding sequence ATGACAAACGCCGCCAAGCTCCGAGCCGCCCTCAAGAAACCCGGCGCATTGAAAGTCGTCGGGGCACACGATGCCCTCAGCGCCCGCCTCATTGAACGTGCGGGGTTCGACGGGGTATGGGCCTCCGGCTTCGCCATCTCCGCTTCGCTCAAATGCATTCCGGACGCGAGCTTCATCACGTCCAGCGAGCAACTCGAAGTTGAACGAAACATCGCCGAAGCGGTCGGAATTCCTGTCATCGCCGATTGCGACACCGGCTACGGAAACGCGCTGAACGTCATGCGCACGGTCACCGACCGTGAGCGTGCGGGCGTCGCGGCGATTTGCATCGAAGACAACGTCTACCCGAAACGCTGCAGCTTTTACGCCGGCGTCCGCCGCGAACTCATTCCTCTCGACGAGCATTGTGGAAAGATCAAGGCGGCGAAAGCGGCTCAGCTTTCCCCCGATTTCATGGTAATCGCCAGGACCGAAGCCCTGATTGCCGGATGGGGGCAGGAGGAAGCGCTCAAGCGGGCGGAAGCCTACGCAGAGGCAGGCGCCGATGCCGTCTTGATCCATTCCAAGTCAAGGAAGTTCGATGAACTTCGAGCGGTCTACAAGGCCTGGTCCGGGCGCGTTCCACTGGTGGTGGTTCCGACGATCTTCGACCAGACAACCGCCGCAGAAATGGAAGAAGCAGGCGCAAAGATCATCATCTACGCCAACCAGCCGGTACGCGCGGCGATTCGGGCCATGCGCGATGCGCTGGACCTCATCAAACGAGACACTAGACCCGGCGCCGCGAATGACCGCATTGTGACCTTGCCTGAGGTCTACGACATCGTTGGAGTTCCGCAGATGGAGGAAGACGAGCGACAGTTCCTCCCCGTCGGCGGGGAACAGATCACGGCGATCATCCCGGCCGCAGGCTTTGAGAAGCAGTTGCTTCCCCTCATCGAAGACATGCCCAAATGCCTGCTGGACATCAAGGGCAAGACAATTCTGGAACGTCAGATATCCGCGCTGAACGAATGCAATATCAAGCAGATCGCCCTCATCCGCGGCTATAAGAAGGAGGCGATCACCCTGCCGAACATCCGGTACTATGACAACGACCGGTATGAAGAAACCGGGGATCTGTTCTCAATTTTCTGCGCCGAGAGCGAGATGAAGGGCCGGACGATCATCCTGTACGGCGATATTGTCTTTGACAACACCATCCTCGAAAAGCTCCTGAAGAGCCCGGCGGACATGGCGCTGGTCGTGGATCTGGCTTGGCCGGAGGAACGCCAGCGTGACCGGCAGCCGGTCCATCTCAACCCCGACTTGGTCCGCCTCGCCGAATCTCCCGGCAGAAGCTATCTGTCGCGGTTCGTCATGCCGGAAGGTGAGCATCGTGTGGCAAAAATCGGGCGACATCTACCCCATGACGAAGCTCACGGCGAATTCATCGGCATGGCCATGTTTTCCGAGAGAGGCATTGCGGCATTCAAATCCGGATATCGAGCCGCGCTTGATCGCTACCGATCCGATGGGTTCCACGAGGCGGGTGCCGTTGCCAAAGCCTCGTTTACCGATCTGATTCAGGAATTGATCGATCACGGCCAGCGAGTCGAAGCCGTGCCCATCTTCAAGGGCTGGGTCGAAGTCGATTCGTTTGAAGAATACCAAAAAGCCTGGGCGAAGCTGCGCCAATAG
- a CDS encoding TetR/AcrR family transcriptional regulator gives MKIIKRSRSSGQERQAGLIAAAAALFAAKGFNGTTTREIAKAAGVSEALVFKHFPTKRALYAAILAEKVSVDELLGAVEESARKRDDRRVFMLIAGFRIRPGVDPTLLRLLLFSALEGHELSDIFFAKHHKVFYDHLATYIQLRIEEGAFRDVDSLLAARAFIGIVVHHRLLHEIFGVPMHRSHDETVATYVELFLNGLVRQTNIHGRNRRQGR, from the coding sequence ATGAAGATAATCAAACGAAGCCGTTCTTCCGGTCAAGAGCGACAGGCTGGGTTGATCGCGGCAGCCGCTGCCCTCTTCGCCGCGAAGGGTTTCAACGGTACCACTACGCGCGAAATCGCCAAGGCTGCGGGAGTCAGCGAAGCGCTCGTCTTCAAACACTTTCCGACCAAACGAGCGCTGTACGCCGCGATCCTGGCAGAGAAGGTGTCCGTAGACGAGCTGCTTGGGGCGGTGGAAGAGTCCGCCAGGAAGCGAGACGACCGTCGGGTCTTTATGCTGATTGCGGGTTTTCGCATTAGACCCGGCGTCGATCCGACCCTCCTCCGGCTTCTCTTGTTCAGCGCGCTGGAAGGGCATGAACTGTCTGACATCTTCTTTGCCAAACACCACAAGGTCTTTTACGACCATCTGGCCACCTATATACAGCTGAGGATCGAAGAAGGGGCGTTCCGTGACGTCGATTCCCTGCTGGCGGCCCGCGCCTTCATCGGCATCGTTGTCCATCACCGGCTCCTGCACGAGATTTTCGGAGTCCCGATGCATCGATCGCACGACGAAACGGTCGCGACCTATGTCGAGTTGTTCCTCAACGGATTGGTTCGGCAAACCAACATCCACGGACGCAACCGGAGGCAGGGTCGATGA